The following proteins are encoded in a genomic region of Cryptomeria japonica chromosome 11, Sugi_1.0, whole genome shotgun sequence:
- the LOC131061259 gene encoding purple acid phosphatase 22 yields MKVANMEMGFCKLFNLLVIIAACTASGSFGFRSLKADTDQDPQQVHISLVGSDHMRVSWITEDFDVPSLVEYGTSPGKYTSSATGNNTSYSFVTYESGSIHNVLIGPLAANTVYYYRCGGFGAEYNLKTPPSQFPITFAIVGDPGQTDHTKSTLAHIQEMKYDVFLLPGDLSYADTNQPLWDSFGELVEPLASSRPWMVTQGNHEIETIPLIMNYPFRAYNARWRMPFEQSGSSSNLFYSFEIAGVHVIMLGSYTDFGPGSDQYKWLQADLGRVDRKRTPWLIALVHAPWYNTNSAHQGEGEDMRVAMEEMLYSAKVDMVFAGHVHAYERFSGVYNNKADPCGALHITIGDGGNREGLASKFGQNQSGLSMFREANFGHGELKIVNATHANWTWHRNSDGESVAADQVWIQTFASSTSCVT; encoded by the exons ATGAAAGTGGCAAACATGGAGATGGGTTTCTGTAAACTTTTTAATTTGCTGGTTATAATTGCAGCATGTACTGCATCTGGATCTTTTGGCTTCCGCTCTCTCAAAGCAGACACAGACCAAGATCCACAACAG GTGCATATTTCTCTAGTAGGAAGTGATCATATGAGAGTTTCATGGATTACAGAGGATTTTGATGTACCCTCGCTGGTGGAGTATGGAACATCCCCTGGAAAATACACTTCCTCTGCAACAGGAAACAATACTTCATATTCCTTTGTAACCTACGAATCCGGTAGCATCCACAATGTGCTGATTGGACCACTCGCTGCAAATACTGTTTATTATTACCGCTGTGGGGGATTCGGGGCTGAATATAATCTCAAAACTCCACCCTCACAATTCCCCATCACTTTTGCAATTGTAG GTGATCCGGGACAAACAGATCACACAAAATCCACATTAGCCCACATTCAAGAGATGAAGTATGATGTTTTCCTCTTGCCTGGAGACCTTTCTTATGCAGATACAAACCAGCCTCTGTGGGACTCGTTCGGCGAGCTGGTTGAGCCTCTGGCAAGTAGCAGGCCATGGATGGTTACTCAAGGAAATCACGAGATAGAGACCATTCCACTTATAATGAACTACCCATTCAGAGCATACAATGCCAGATGGAGAATGCCATTCGAACAAAGCGGCTCGAGTTCGAATCTCTTCTACTCATTTGAAATTGCAGGTGTGCATGTAATAATGCTGGGCTCCTATACAGACTTCGGCCCAGGTTCAGATCAATACAAATGGTTGCAG gcGGATCTTGGAAGGGTGGACAGAAAAAGAACACCGTGGCTTATAGCTCTGGTGCATGCACCTTGGTACAATACAAACAGTGCTCATcagggagaaggagaagacatgAGAGTGGCCATGGAAGAAATGCTGTATTCTGCAAAAGTAGATATGGTGTTTGCAGGGCATGTTCATGCATACGAACGCTTT AGTGGAGTGTATAACAATAAGGCCGATCCCTGTGGAGCTCTTCACATTACAATAGGAGATGGAGGCAATCGCGAAGGGCTTGCTTCAAA ATTTGGGCAAAACCAGTCTGGATTATCTATGTTTAGAGAAGCAAACTTTGGGCATGGTGAACTAAAAATAGTGAATGCAACGCACGCGAATTGGACGTGGCACAGGAATTCAGATGGTGAGTCGGTTGCAGCAGACCAAGTTTGGATTCAGACGTTCGCCTCTTCAACAAGCTGTGTAACGTGA